The sequence CGTTAATGCAGGTAGCATAACGGCGGTAATAATGCGTCTGGCAAGTGGTGCACCGTAAATACGTACCGTTAAATCTGTTGCCAGAAAAATAAACGGAAAGGTAAAGGCACCCCAAGTGGTATGGAAACCAAAAATGGAGATGGGTAATTGTACAAGATAGTTACTAGAAGTAATTATCAGGATATGGAACAGAGAAAGCCATAACAGTGCCACCGCTTTTTGGCGGGGAGTAAACGTATACATAAATTGTACCTTTTTAGTGATTGGGGTGAGGGAACCCAATAAAACAGTGATTTCTCTCTTAGATGAGAGGATGCGCATAATACGCCTGTTGCGCAACAAAAGCAAAGGTTAGCGAAAAACGCCGTAAACCCTCGCCCAGTGCGGGCGGGGATATAAGGCGAAAAGCCCGCAGGGCTTTAAAGATCAATCAAGCGTTGACTGGCTCTGAACGTAGGCTCTGAGTGTTTCAATCGTTGCCCCTCCGGTGCTACAGACAAAGTACGACCTTGACCACAAAAGTCCCGTTTTACTTTGCGTCCGTAAATGTGTGTTTTGCTGGCGCAGCAGGCGCGACGATACTGATTTCAGATTGTTGACCATCACACTGACCGCCAGTTTTGGCGGGTAAGCAACCAGCAGATGCACATGGTCAGGCTCTCCGTCCATCTCAATAATTTCGCATTCAAGTTTTGCCGCAGCGGAGTCAAATGCATCACGCAGTTGAGCGAGCATCAGTCCGTCAAATAGCTTACGTCGATACTTTGTCGTAAAGATCAGAGGCACGACCAGTTTACTGACACGGTGCCGCTTTCTGAGGGGTTCCGCCAGTAAATCATTATGATTACTCAATTGATATATTGCCCTAACATGTTAAAATAAAAACATTATATCAATGAGCGCTGATGATGTTAAGAGCAACAAAAGTACGCATCTACCCAACACCAGAACAGGCTGAATATCTCAACGCTCAGTTCGGTGCGGTTCGTTTTGCGTACAACAAAGCGCTGCACATCAAGAAAGACGCTTACCAGCGGCACGGCGTAAATTTAAACCCGCGTAAAGACCTTAAACCGCTGCTTGCCGTGGCGAAAAAATCCCGCAGATATGGGTGGCTTAAAGAATATGATTCAATTGCATTGCAGCAGGCGGTGATTAACCTTGACGTGGCTTTCTCCAACTTTTTTAATCCGAAACTAAAAGCCCGTTTTCCCACGTTTAAAAGTAAGCATGGCAGACAATCTAGCTATCATTGTGTCGGGATCAAAGTCATTGATGGCGCGATAAAAATCCCGAAAATCGCACCGATTGAAGCGCGTTTACATCGTGAAATTACGGGGGCGCTGAAAAGTATCACACTGAGCCGCAGCGCAACCGGAAAATACTATGCGTCACTACTCTGTGATGACGGGGTAGAAGCACCGGCAAAGCCAACATTGATATCAAATATCACGGGGCTTGATGTGGGGCTGAGTCATTACGCCATCAAATCA comes from Proteus vulgaris and encodes:
- the tnpA gene encoding IS200/IS605 family transposase, which encodes MSNHNDLLAEPLRKRHRVSKLVVPLIFTTKYRRKLFDGLMLAQLRDAFDSAAAKLECEIIEMDGEPDHVHLLVAYPPKLAVSVMVNNLKSVSSRLLRQQNTHLRTQSKTGLLWSRSYFVCSTGGATIETLRAYVQSQSTLD
- a CDS encoding RNA-guided endonuclease TnpB family protein, encoding MLRATKVRIYPTPEQAEYLNAQFGAVRFAYNKALHIKKDAYQRHGVNLNPRKDLKPLLAVAKKSRRYGWLKEYDSIALQQAVINLDVAFSNFFNPKLKARFPTFKSKHGRQSSYHCVGIKVIDGAIKIPKIAPIEARLHREITGALKSITLSRSATGKYYASLLCDDGVEAPAKPTLISNITGLDVGLSHYAIKSDGNKIANPRHLINASRHLRRKQKALSRKQKGSANRRKARIQLAGVHERVANARADFQHKLSRAIVDENQAVIVETLKSANMMKNHCLARAIGDAGWHGFITKLEYKAAEKGVHLVKLDQWFASSKTCHCCGHKMSEMPLHKRIWQCPECGVEHDRDINAAINIRHKGILELHAAGLVVSAHGDPRKSVVQRVAV